From the genome of Candidatus Latescibacter sp., one region includes:
- a CDS encoding capsule assembly Wzi family protein has protein sequence MKKTCFTVVFLAASLTVLSSPPCSWGTATTYLPLNHRAYDFLERMELHFFITDARLGTKPITRAQAAELLVKAANHKTLLSKVDREELDALLDEFGSDIPSRQGLVWDDRGPIEKLPDFLNSFVYRNRRNFYSASGDNYSLFFDPVIVSQAIISTLKTPAKDERIYVSGNGIVTRGTVGDHLGFYVDIRDSQEWGSRSYPVQKITTMPGRGFVTFKGNHAEFDETIASLTLSEGPFRVQFGRDKSIWGRGKEGTLGLFDYASPYNLVRFETEFWRLKYSFIAAELIQYPPMAEFYYQNPPKAGADSVAIKKLFSAHRVEIDFTSRLNMGFYETIVYGGRWELAYLNPVMFFRGAEHTYGDHDNVGMGADFRFFPHRSQSIYGELFIDDLKTTKLGTGWFGNKLAGHLGTFIVEPFNIPDVDARLEYTRIEPWVYTHRYPIDVYDHYGTGLGYNMDPNSDELSLEIRKRFSRRLAAEISFHRYRHGANPPGKNIGGDMHQGFRDGDSKTSHFLDGILEKRNDTGIDVSYELLWQLYLKAGYTYEDRNGTGNNIVRFSIGLNE, from the coding sequence ATGAAGAAAACCTGTTTCACTGTCGTATTTCTGGCAGCAAGCCTGACTGTTCTCTCTTCTCCCCCCTGTTCCTGGGGTACTGCCACCACCTATCTTCCCCTGAATCACCGGGCCTACGATTTCCTGGAGCGGATGGAACTCCACTTCTTCATTACCGATGCCCGCCTTGGGACAAAACCGATCACCCGCGCACAGGCCGCCGAACTCCTGGTCAAGGCGGCTAACCACAAAACACTTCTGTCAAAAGTGGACCGTGAGGAGCTGGACGCGCTTCTCGATGAGTTCGGATCGGATATTCCTTCACGGCAGGGGCTGGTGTGGGATGACCGGGGACCGATCGAGAAGCTGCCGGATTTCCTGAATAGTTTCGTATACCGCAACAGGAGAAACTTCTACAGCGCATCAGGCGATAATTACAGCCTTTTTTTCGATCCCGTCATAGTCAGCCAGGCAATAATCAGCACGTTGAAAACCCCGGCGAAGGATGAACGCATTTATGTTTCCGGCAATGGCATTGTCACCCGCGGCACAGTTGGCGACCACCTGGGATTTTATGTCGATATCCGTGATTCCCAGGAATGGGGAAGCCGCTCCTATCCGGTACAGAAAATCACAACCATGCCGGGCCGGGGATTTGTGACATTCAAAGGCAACCATGCAGAATTCGATGAGACCATCGCCTCGCTCACCTTGTCGGAAGGTCCTTTCCGGGTGCAATTCGGCCGTGACAAGAGCATCTGGGGCCGCGGGAAGGAGGGGACTCTGGGGCTTTTCGATTATGCATCGCCCTACAACCTTGTGCGGTTTGAGACAGAGTTCTGGCGGTTGAAGTATTCTTTCATCGCGGCCGAACTGATTCAATATCCCCCCATGGCCGAATTTTATTACCAGAATCCTCCGAAAGCCGGCGCCGATTCGGTGGCGATAAAAAAACTTTTCAGCGCACACCGGGTCGAGATAGACTTCACCAGCCGGCTGAACATGGGATTTTACGAAACGATCGTCTACGGGGGAAGATGGGAGCTTGCCTATCTGAATCCGGTCATGTTCTTCCGGGGCGCCGAGCACACCTACGGGGACCATGACAATGTGGGGATGGGCGCAGATTTCCGTTTCTTTCCGCATCGTTCGCAGTCCATCTACGGCGAGCTTTTCATCGACGATCTCAAGACCACGAAGCTCGGCACCGGCTGGTTCGGCAACAAGCTCGCCGGGCATCTCGGCACCTTCATTGTGGAGCCGTTCAATATCCCCGATGTGGATGCCCGCCTTGAGTACACCCGAATAGAACCATGGGTTTATACCCACCGGTATCCGATAGACGTTTATGACCATTACGGCACGGGCCTCGGATACAACATGGATCCTAATTCCGACGAGCTGTCGCTGGAAATCCGGAAGCGGTTCTCGCGGAGACTGGCTGCAGAGATCAGCTTCCACCGGTACCGTCACGGCGCCAATCCTCCCGGGAAAAATATTGGCGGAGACATGCACCAGGGATTTCGGGACGGCGACTCGAAAACTTCACACTTTCTCGACGGCATCCTGGAGAAACGTAATGATACAGGCATCGATGTATCCTATGAGCTGCTCTGGCAGTTGTATCTCAAGGCCGGCTATACCTATGAAGACCGTAACGGGACCGGAAACAATATCGTCCGATTTTCCATCGGTTTAAACGAATAG